Proteins from one Mesorhizobium sp. M9A.F.Ca.ET.002.03.1.2 genomic window:
- a CDS encoding ferric reductase-like transmembrane domain-containing protein, whose protein sequence is MRNIKRAFWGMLALVSVLWIFAEPQLFQPASFLALRGTMVQYSGIIAMAAMSVAMILALRPRWPEPWFGGLDKMYRLHKWLGIAALVVSVVHWLWSQGPKWAVGWGWLERPARGARPVPENPVEQFLSTLRGSAEGLGEWAFYAAVLLIALALIKYFPYRLFYKTHRLLAVAYLVLVFHSVVLTTFSYWTSPVGVGMALLLAAGTYAALVVLLRRVGATRQVQGKIASLQYYPGVRALETEIEVPHGWPGHKPGQFAFATSDTSEGAHPYTIASGWNEKDPRITFVTKALGDHTSRLREKLHVGQEVKIEGPYGCFTFDNGQPRQIWIGGGIGITPFIAGMKHIALERHANPNQPRPPVIDLFHTTTEYDETAIAKLKADAAAADIRLHVLVDARDGLLTGERIRAAVPEWREASIWFCGPAGFGEALRQDFAAQGLPVTERFHQELFAMR, encoded by the coding sequence ATGCGAAACATCAAACGCGCCTTCTGGGGCATGCTGGCATTGGTGAGCGTTCTGTGGATTTTTGCGGAGCCCCAGCTGTTTCAGCCGGCCAGTTTCCTCGCGCTTCGAGGAACGATGGTTCAGTACAGCGGCATCATAGCCATGGCCGCGATGAGCGTGGCCATGATCCTGGCGCTGCGGCCGCGTTGGCCGGAGCCGTGGTTTGGCGGGCTGGATAAGATGTATCGCCTGCACAAGTGGCTCGGCATAGCGGCCCTTGTCGTCTCTGTAGTCCATTGGCTGTGGAGTCAGGGACCGAAATGGGCGGTGGGCTGGGGCTGGCTCGAGCGGCCGGCACGCGGAGCGAGGCCGGTTCCGGAAAACCCGGTGGAGCAGTTCCTCTCGACCCTGCGCGGTTCTGCGGAAGGCTTGGGTGAATGGGCGTTCTACGCTGCCGTGCTGCTGATCGCGCTGGCGCTCATCAAATATTTTCCTTACCGGCTGTTCTACAAGACGCATCGCTTGCTGGCCGTCGCCTATCTGGTGCTGGTGTTCCACTCGGTGGTGCTGACCACCTTTAGCTACTGGACTTCACCGGTCGGCGTGGGGATGGCGCTGCTCCTGGCGGCGGGCACCTACGCGGCGCTTGTCGTCCTGCTGCGTCGCGTCGGCGCGACCCGGCAGGTTCAGGGCAAGATCGCCTCGCTCCAGTATTATCCCGGCGTGAGGGCGCTCGAAACGGAGATCGAGGTGCCGCATGGCTGGCCCGGCCACAAGCCCGGGCAGTTCGCCTTCGCAACCTCGGACACGTCGGAAGGGGCGCACCCTTACACCATCGCCTCCGGGTGGAACGAAAAGGATCCGCGGATCACTTTCGTCACCAAGGCACTGGGCGACCACACCAGCCGCCTGCGCGAGAAATTGCACGTCGGGCAGGAGGTGAAGATCGAAGGACCATACGGTTGTTTCACCTTCGACAACGGCCAGCCCCGGCAGATCTGGATCGGCGGTGGCATCGGCATCACGCCGTTCATCGCCGGCATGAAGCATATCGCGCTGGAGCGGCATGCAAACCCGAACCAGCCTCGACCTCCGGTGATCGACCTGTTTCACACGACCACCGAGTATGACGAAACAGCCATCGCCAAGTTGAAGGCGGATGCCGCGGCCGCGGACATCCGCCTGCACGTCCTGGTCGACGCCCGCGACGGTCTCTTGACCGGCGAACGCATCCGCGCCGCGGTACCGGAATGGCGCGAGGCCAGCATCTGGTTCTGCGGTCCGGCAGGTTTCGGCGAGGCGCTGCGCCAGGATTTTGCCGCGCAGGGGCTGCCGGTGACGGAGCGCTTCCATCAGGAACTCTTCGCCATGCGGTGA
- a CDS encoding flavodoxin domain-containing protein — MNILIVYGTTEGQTRKIAAWTATHIRERGHQVELQDSAALASDLKLGAFHAFIVAASVHHKHHQDTITNFVFAHHELLNSKPSALVSVSLSAVLEDEKTEAQKYVDHFVSAVGWQPRMTLLLGGALRFTEYDYFQEQVVKFIVMKRSGAASPERDSEFTDWNALADFVDRFLETAG; from the coding sequence GTGAACATCCTGATTGTCTATGGAACGACCGAAGGGCAGACGCGGAAAATAGCCGCGTGGACGGCAACCCATATTCGCGAGCGCGGGCACCAGGTCGAGCTGCAAGATAGCGCAGCGCTCGCATCCGATTTGAAACTTGGAGCCTTCCACGCGTTCATCGTTGCCGCGTCGGTCCACCACAAGCACCACCAAGACACCATCACAAACTTCGTGTTTGCGCATCACGAGTTGCTGAACAGCAAGCCTTCAGCCCTTGTATCTGTCAGTCTGTCGGCCGTGCTGGAAGACGAAAAGACGGAAGCGCAAAAATACGTGGATCACTTTGTCTCTGCGGTGGGGTGGCAGCCGCGCATGACACTCCTTCTCGGGGGTGCTTTGCGCTTCACCGAATACGACTACTTCCAAGAGCAGGTCGTCAAATTCATCGTCATGAAGCGCAGCGGCGCTGCGAGCCCCGAGCGAGATAGTGAGTTCACTGACTGGAACGCCCTCGCCGACTTCGTTGATCGATTTCTTGAGACGGCCGGCTAG
- a CDS encoding c-type cytochrome — protein MQMPIISVVVGAVATVTTAQAQDIQQGRQLAFEVCASCHAVLPGQAQSPVAEAPSFEAIATTPGMTATALHVWLTAHEHPTMPRIILSHQEVRDVSAYILGLRD, from the coding sequence ATGCAAATGCCGATCATCTCAGTCGTCGTCGGCGCCGTTGCGACGGTTACGACGGCCCAGGCACAAGATATTCAACAAGGGCGCCAGCTCGCGTTTGAGGTCTGCGCATCCTGTCATGCCGTCCTGCCTGGGCAAGCGCAGTCCCCGGTTGCAGAAGCGCCCAGCTTCGAAGCGATCGCCACGACTCCAGGGATGACCGCAACGGCGCTCCATGTCTGGCTCACGGCCCACGAACATCCCACCATGCCGAGGATAATACTTTCGCACCAAGAAGTTCGGGACGTGTCGGCCTATATTCTGGGCCTGCGGGATTAG